Proteins from a single region of Leptolyngbya sp. CCY15150:
- a CDS encoding DUF3987 domain-containing protein, giving the protein MAQYIYSGRSRPCPICGRTKDQDCRWNEEVVFCHTYVDEDGAVDGYVYRGATADGMWGQYFAATASPEKPVRPQQRQDYFYPSRVGQPLVKVTRVDRGNGAKFFVQYHWNGQQWIKGLTPDIKAQVPIYRYRDVQNAISIGQPIWMVEGEGCADALWAIGIPATTTLGGSKKYRSYGDYRQDLQDASLVLCPDRDQVGMAHMEDVAQDFPLAQWCYPYPDSLRWHNLPKHGGLDVVDWIHDGATAEQIRAAVQDRRQLEVISTQDPKRLSVQVLQDQIRTYLGTSPTELALAAQVVQWHQETELSAKDIGNLVSLVQMELEQIEERDDRRAEIHRLLKIGDYQLALRDYLHPDLAEPLEQIAAWIGATPAAMLVTLLPVAASLLRVGTELEIDAGMGFSVPPIIFTGLVAPSGSKKSPIQRQILGPLSLLQVEADQEYEYAASEYEIDLREWEQTRAEERGLRPRKPMPREYHTSDATREAIARIQAQQPERGILVTPDELAGLFKGQNQYRNGRGNDKESLLTAFDGSGLKVDRASGLRISLPRTSLSLTGTIQPDILREMMGDCSDASGQWARFLWCLLPLKPAPFPRRTVRYDVSERLYSLYQKLEGLSPQCYRLTPEAKVLFADWYDQLDQLRVTETHPGLQAVYSKMQGYTGRLALILHCLNAVMDGGLPANAVDAEKMRAAIKLGRWFIGQVKLLYADGNTVDGALEPVYTKLIQLSRVRGWLRAKDVRNYERSLRKVGVEVIRAHFLELEAMGYGETQGIGNRLRWRATVDAVDRFEKTVDGVSTAESVDGQGL; this is encoded by the coding sequence ATGGCACAGTACATTTACTCGGGGCGATCGCGCCCCTGTCCAATTTGTGGACGCACCAAAGACCAAGACTGCCGCTGGAATGAGGAGGTCGTGTTCTGCCACACCTACGTAGACGAGGATGGAGCGGTAGATGGCTACGTTTATCGGGGTGCAACAGCCGATGGCATGTGGGGGCAATACTTTGCAGCCACCGCCTCCCCCGAGAAGCCGGTTCGACCCCAGCAGCGGCAGGATTACTTCTATCCCAGCCGTGTCGGGCAGCCGTTGGTGAAAGTGACGCGGGTAGATCGGGGCAACGGTGCGAAGTTTTTTGTGCAGTACCACTGGAACGGGCAACAGTGGATCAAAGGACTAACCCCTGACATTAAAGCCCAGGTGCCGATCTACCGCTACCGGGATGTTCAGAATGCCATATCCATCGGTCAACCCATCTGGATGGTGGAGGGGGAAGGCTGTGCTGATGCCCTGTGGGCGATCGGCATTCCCGCAACCACGACTCTGGGCGGTTCCAAGAAGTACCGCAGCTATGGCGATTACCGTCAGGATTTGCAGGATGCGAGCTTGGTGCTGTGCCCGGATCGCGATCAGGTCGGCATGGCCCACATGGAGGACGTGGCCCAAGACTTTCCCTTGGCCCAGTGGTGCTATCCCTACCCAGACAGTTTACGCTGGCACAACCTGCCCAAGCATGGTGGGTTGGATGTGGTGGATTGGATTCACGATGGGGCTACAGCGGAGCAGATTCGGGCAGCGGTGCAAGATCGACGGCAGTTGGAGGTCATCTCAACTCAAGACCCCAAGCGACTGTCGGTACAAGTCCTACAAGACCAGATTCGTACCTATCTGGGCACTAGTCCCACCGAACTAGCCCTGGCCGCGCAGGTGGTGCAGTGGCATCAGGAGACGGAGCTATCGGCCAAGGATATTGGTAACCTGGTTAGCCTGGTGCAGATGGAGTTGGAGCAAATCGAGGAGCGGGACGACCGCAGAGCCGAGATTCACCGGCTGCTCAAAATCGGTGACTACCAGTTGGCACTACGGGATTACCTTCATCCTGATCTAGCAGAACCCTTGGAGCAGATTGCTGCCTGGATCGGCGCGACGCCAGCGGCGATGCTGGTGACGTTGCTGCCAGTTGCGGCATCTTTGCTACGGGTAGGCACAGAGCTAGAGATTGATGCCGGGATGGGGTTCTCAGTGCCACCGATTATCTTCACAGGATTGGTGGCCCCTTCGGGCAGTAAGAAGAGCCCAATTCAGCGGCAGATTTTGGGGCCGCTCTCACTACTCCAGGTGGAAGCGGATCAGGAGTATGAGTATGCCGCCTCGGAGTATGAGATTGACCTGCGGGAATGGGAACAGACCCGAGCAGAGGAGAGGGGCCTTCGTCCCAGGAAGCCAATGCCACGGGAGTATCACACCTCCGATGCAACACGGGAAGCGATCGCCCGTATTCAAGCCCAACAACCAGAGCGGGGCATTTTGGTGACGCCGGATGAGCTGGCAGGTCTGTTCAAGGGGCAGAACCAATACCGCAATGGCCGAGGGAACGATAAAGAATCGCTACTAACAGCCTTTGATGGCTCAGGGCTGAAAGTGGATCGGGCCAGTGGCCTGCGCATCAGCCTACCGCGCACCAGCTTGAGTCTGACGGGGACAATTCAGCCCGATATTCTGCGGGAGATGATGGGGGATTGCTCGGATGCCAGTGGACAGTGGGCTAGGTTTTTGTGGTGTTTGCTGCCGCTGAAGCCTGCGCCCTTTCCCAGGCGGACGGTTCGCTATGACGTGTCGGAGCGGCTCTATAGCCTCTACCAGAAGCTGGAGGGGCTGTCTCCCCAGTGCTACCGATTGACGCCTGAGGCTAAGGTTCTATTTGCAGACTGGTATGACCAGTTGGATCAGCTGCGGGTGACGGAGACCCACCCAGGTTTACAGGCGGTGTATTCCAAAATGCAGGGCTATACGGGGCGTCTGGCGCTAATTCTCCACTGCCTGAATGCAGTGATGGACGGGGGGCTACCGGCTAATGCGGTAGATGCCGAGAAGATGAGGGCTGCGATTAAGCTGGGACGTTGGTTCATTGGCCAGGTGAAGCTGCTCTATGCGGACGGGAATACGGTGGATGGGGCGCTGGAGCCGGTCTATACGAAGCTGATTCAGCTATCGCGGGTGCGGGGCTGGCTGCGGGCGAAGGATGTGCGCAACTATGAGCGCAGCTTACGGAAGGTGGGGGTGGAGGTGATTCGCGCTCATTTTTTGGAGCTGGAGGCGATGGGGTATGGGGAAACCCAGGGGATAGGGAATCGGCTGCGGTGGCGGGCAACGGTAGACGCGGTAGACAGATTTGAGAAAACGGTAGACGGGGTGTCTACCGCTGAAAGTGTTGATGGGCAAGGGTTATAG
- a CDS encoding type II toxin-antitoxin system RelE/ParE family toxin gives MTPQFYLTQPAIQYIEAIADYIAGQTGLQQAERFLSKLDAKFARITQFPNLGRPRDEILPELRSLSMESYLILGVA, from the coding sequence ATGACCCCTCAGTTTTACCTGACCCAGCCCGCTATTCAATACATTGAGGCCATTGCAGACTACATCGCCGGTCAAACTGGGCTCCAACAGGCCGAGCGCTTCCTCTCAAAGCTTGATGCCAAATTCGCCAGAATTACCCAATTTCCTAATCTGGGGCGGCCACGCGACGAAATCCTCCCAGAGCTGCGCAGCCTCTCAATGGAGAGCTACCTCATTCTCGGCGTTGCTTAA
- a CDS encoding type II toxin-antitoxin system ParD family antitoxin has translation MQIVLPPELEQLIQRQLAAGKYQSALEVITAGIHLLDQQDDIYQGRLPELQQDAQIGWEAAQRGDLVEGPSAMAQIRENLRSRHASAE, from the coding sequence ATGCAAATCGTCCTTCCCCCTGAACTAGAGCAACTCATCCAACGCCAGCTCGCCGCTGGCAAATACCAATCTGCCCTAGAGGTCATCACAGCAGGCATACACCTGCTCGACCAGCAAGACGACATCTATCAAGGGCGACTCCCCGAACTCCAGCAAGATGCCCAGATCGGCTGGGAAGCAGCCCAGCGAGGCGACCTAGTCGAAGGCCCTTCCGCCATGGCCCAGATTCGAGAAAACCTGCGGTCTCGCCACGCCTCCGCCGAATAA
- a CDS encoding AAA family ATPase, producing MISNKPTPLEIESELLQALSAEDLEASVSVKESSLGWLTIQVTTNAFEGKPQIEREEKVDTILDLVNLNLGQYPIASYNLLTPKELEDEPSVSIRLPLWSDILDAPDLQQEVGIDKDVPDRPQIVTFYSFKGGVGRSTALGLVGILLAQRNRRVVIIDFDLEAPGISVLLQPDSLDEQKYGVLDYIYQRFLTPEENVPLIEDCIRQVELASRGELFLVSAGDYDENYVHKLAELDRRAWQSFYKRQVNPVKQLLDDIKNYIDPDVILIDARPGFNDTGAVALLDLADTGIVCFSPTDQSFDGLRWVIKAARKQSKYRGKPDLRFLLTPMPALPEDQLSSWISKAEDWITDHWGLPGDINVGELYYKILYNPGIAVLPNLIGAQASLTSDYLPIADAIDASLPEPRNLEPPIVAGNRELILEELTFIASTAQELQAEHIPTIFQRTGDFPKFLRDRTWLIRGAKGTGKSILFRLFVERPNEARELSNDEFGLNDHIFMAGHGQSRLGSSILDSQNLASYEQAVGESSWDVFWLNYALLQLCINCPDLLDITQIDDDLIRFSNQEQLTQSAIISWFVRRTQSPLSVPQAIDDLRIIDLWLNEHNKYVWLLYDELDVGFGSGAESYERRRRALEALLAWWLESGTALKRISPKIFLREDIWSNLNFVNKGHYAGRSLQLKWEESDLWKLVLRQSLQSSSSLSCTLEQDLGLTLERLEIASLDQLRKGLYPLWGERMGSGKKAYTYNWVRTRISDTNENCFPRSLILLLQEAVNRESSFSTQYSPEIVLRPKSLIEAFPYVSEQRVDEVRNEYPELRDFLSRMRDERSPIDETRLAEILSVSGGELSLLIKDMVEAGILKERSRPRDPPPRVYAVAELYLYGLSMKRKGQR from the coding sequence ATGATAAGTAATAAACCTACGCCGCTAGAAATAGAAAGTGAATTGCTACAGGCTTTATCAGCTGAAGATTTAGAGGCAAGCGTCTCCGTCAAAGAATCGTCGTTAGGATGGCTGACAATTCAAGTAACTACAAATGCGTTTGAAGGAAAGCCTCAAATAGAACGCGAAGAGAAAGTAGACACTATACTTGATTTAGTTAATCTGAATCTTGGTCAGTATCCCATTGCTAGCTATAATCTGCTAACCCCAAAGGAACTCGAAGACGAGCCATCTGTTAGTATTCGGTTACCTCTTTGGTCTGACATTTTAGATGCGCCGGATCTACAGCAGGAAGTTGGCATCGATAAAGACGTGCCAGACCGTCCCCAAATCGTTACTTTTTACTCTTTCAAAGGCGGAGTTGGTCGCTCTACAGCTTTAGGACTAGTAGGAATTTTATTAGCTCAAAGAAATCGCAGAGTGGTGATCATTGATTTTGATCTTGAAGCACCTGGCATTTCAGTTCTACTTCAGCCAGACTCTTTGGATGAACAGAAATATGGTGTTCTAGACTATATATATCAACGTTTTCTGACCCCAGAAGAAAATGTCCCTTTAATTGAAGACTGTATTCGTCAGGTTGAATTAGCTAGTCGCGGTGAACTTTTCCTGGTTTCAGCTGGCGATTATGATGAAAACTATGTACACAAATTGGCTGAGTTAGATCGTAGAGCTTGGCAATCTTTTTATAAAAGGCAGGTGAATCCAGTAAAACAACTATTGGATGACATCAAAAACTACATAGACCCTGACGTTATTTTGATTGATGCTCGACCTGGTTTCAATGATACAGGAGCAGTTGCTCTGTTGGATTTGGCAGATACTGGGATAGTGTGCTTTTCACCAACTGATCAAAGCTTCGATGGATTACGTTGGGTAATAAAAGCTGCTAGAAAACAATCCAAATATCGAGGCAAGCCTGATCTTCGTTTTCTGCTGACACCAATGCCTGCTCTTCCCGAAGATCAACTGAGCAGTTGGATCTCTAAAGCTGAAGATTGGATAACTGATCATTGGGGTTTGCCTGGTGACATTAATGTTGGAGAACTCTACTATAAAATTCTCTACAATCCTGGTATCGCTGTTCTACCAAACTTGATTGGAGCGCAAGCAAGTCTTACTAGTGATTATTTGCCAATTGCAGATGCTATTGACGCAAGCTTACCAGAGCCAAGAAATTTGGAACCTCCAATAGTTGCTGGCAATCGAGAATTAATTCTTGAAGAATTAACATTTATTGCATCCACAGCACAAGAGCTTCAAGCAGAGCATATACCAACAATCTTTCAACGTACAGGAGACTTCCCTAAATTTCTTCGTGATCGCACCTGGTTAATTAGAGGTGCTAAGGGAACCGGTAAAAGTATTTTGTTTAGGCTCTTCGTTGAGCGCCCTAATGAAGCACGAGAACTTTCAAATGATGAATTCGGCTTAAATGATCATATTTTTATGGCGGGCCATGGTCAGTCGAGATTAGGGAGCTCAATTTTAGATAGTCAAAATCTTGCTAGCTATGAACAAGCAGTTGGCGAAAGTTCTTGGGATGTTTTTTGGTTGAATTATGCTCTTTTACAGCTTTGTATTAATTGTCCAGACTTGCTTGATATTACTCAAATAGATGATGACCTAATACGTTTTAGCAATCAAGAACAACTTACTCAGTCTGCTATTATCTCTTGGTTTGTTCGACGGACTCAGTCTCCACTTTCAGTTCCACAAGCCATTGACGATTTAAGAATTATTGACCTCTGGCTAAACGAACACAATAAGTATGTATGGCTTTTATATGATGAACTTGATGTAGGGTTTGGATCTGGTGCAGAGAGCTACGAGCGCCGAAGACGGGCACTCGAAGCTCTTTTAGCATGGTGGTTAGAGAGCGGGACAGCTTTGAAGCGCATTTCTCCGAAGATATTTTTGAGAGAAGATATCTGGAGCAATCTTAATTTTGTGAATAAAGGCCATTATGCAGGTCGATCACTTCAACTCAAGTGGGAAGAGTCTGATTTGTGGAAGCTTGTCCTACGTCAGTCACTACAAAGTTCTTCAAGCCTGAGCTGTACTTTAGAACAAGATTTAGGTTTAACATTAGAAAGACTTGAAATAGCTAGTCTGGATCAGTTGCGAAAAGGCCTTTATCCACTTTGGGGAGAGCGCATGGGAAGTGGGAAAAAAGCCTATACATATAATTGGGTGCGTACACGCATCTCCGACACTAATGAAAACTGCTTTCCTCGGAGCTTAATCTTATTACTTCAAGAAGCAGTAAACAGGGAATCAAGTTTTTCCACACAGTATAGTCCTGAAATTGTTTTGCGCCCAAAATCTCTCATTGAGGCTTTTCCTTATGTTTCAGAACAAAGAGTTGATGAAGTACGTAATGAATATCCAGAACTTCGCGATTTTCTAAGCAGAATGCGCGATGAGAGATCTCCTATCGACGAAACGAGGTTGGCCGAAATTTTGAGTGTGTCAGGAGGCGAGTTATCTCTTCTGATCAAAGATATGGTGGAAGCTGGGATTTTGAAGGAACGTTCTCGTCCCAGGGATCCGCCTCCTAGAGTTTATGCAGTTGCTGAACTCTATCTATACGGTCTAAGCATGAAGCGTAAAGGTCAGCGTTAA
- a CDS encoding AAA family ATPase, which yields MKTVSCLSLSGGQGKTSVSLLLGKLLAHQGQKVLMVDADPQANLTFYLGHDVQASEPTLLEVLKRQVETADGIYPLAATNLFLIPADEGLHKAQEYLATSGMGALALRYALEAVGNVFDVCIIDSPPQRTQICLSVVGASDWVLIPAEASTKGVNSLLRSLELLEEMGRLRAFTGQVLGVLPFRDKWFGRSQATDSREAIAAMQQVAGSLPVLPSIMESERYKQAIRQGRRLSEMGHADLEFPLYRVIEVLEQEGDNG from the coding sequence ATGAAGACAGTGAGTTGTTTATCACTCTCTGGGGGACAAGGGAAAACGTCGGTCTCACTGCTGCTAGGCAAGCTCTTGGCGCACCAGGGACAGAAAGTGTTGATGGTGGATGCTGATCCGCAGGCGAATCTGACCTTTTATCTAGGCCATGACGTTCAGGCAAGTGAGCCTACGCTGCTGGAGGTGCTGAAGCGTCAGGTGGAAACGGCAGATGGCATCTATCCGCTGGCGGCAACCAATCTGTTTCTGATTCCAGCCGATGAGGGGCTGCACAAGGCCCAGGAATACCTGGCGACCAGCGGGATGGGGGCTTTGGCGTTGCGCTATGCGTTGGAAGCGGTAGGGAATGTGTTTGATGTTTGCATCATCGACTCGCCGCCTCAGCGTACCCAGATTTGCCTGTCGGTGGTGGGAGCCTCGGACTGGGTGCTGATTCCAGCGGAGGCATCAACCAAGGGGGTGAATTCCCTATTGCGCAGCTTAGAACTGCTGGAGGAAATGGGGCGACTGCGGGCGTTTACAGGGCAGGTGCTGGGAGTGCTGCCGTTTCGCGATAAGTGGTTTGGCCGGTCTCAGGCAACCGATAGCCGAGAGGCGATCGCCGCCATGCAGCAGGTGGCAGGCTCACTGCCGGTGTTGCCGTCCATTATGGAGAGTGAGCGCTACAAGCAGGCAATTCGGCAGGGGCGGCGGCTGTCAGAGATGGGGCACGCAGACCTAGAATTTCCGTTGTATCGGGTGATTGAGGTGTTAGAGCAGGAGGGAGACAATGGCTGA